One Gemmatimonadales bacterium genomic window carries:
- a CDS encoding NAD-dependent epimerase/dehydratase family protein yields MASVVFQMARQLRETGSVRLFVGTGGYADGEQRRDFVYVEDVVRANLFFARGPVRKGVVNCGTGRSRTFNDVAHALIAAHGSGTIQYTALPEGLESRYQSFTEADLAGLRRLGYEAS; encoded by the coding sequence ATGGCCTCGGTGGTGTTCCAGATGGCCCGGCAGCTGCGGGAGACGGGCTCCGTCCGGCTGTTCGTGGGCACCGGCGGATACGCCGACGGCGAGCAGCGGCGGGATTTCGTTTACGTCGAGGATGTCGTGCGCGCGAACCTGTTCTTCGCCCGGGGACCGGTCCGCAAGGGGGTCGTCAACTGCGGAACCGGCCGGAGCCGCACTTTCAACGACGTGGCGCACGCGCTCATCGCTGCGCACGGCTCGGGTACCATCCAGTACACCGCGCTGCCCGAGGGATTGGAGTCGCGCTACCAGAGTTTCACCGAAGCGGATCTCGCCGGGCTGCGGCGGCTGGGCTATGAGGCGTC